A stretch of Xanthocytophaga agilis DNA encodes these proteins:
- a CDS encoding OmpA family protein yields the protein MRHRILFFLLLLSFAAQGQSTLWFYDDFVDNHHGWPVSESAENRYAVGNGVYTLEVKNGNVYWVWKYVHVNDGKDFIYEVIARKKTGEEGADFGITALGKNGTVYQFRINPTTQKSWVGSFKKEWKSIVNNEAKAFASEDYKASSSVKKDTTLNKLTLQRKGDEILFLVNNVEVFRGGYSKLFERFDGNLGFIVAGKMTMEVEKASVKQDNAVNTFPNMPAYLKKENLGPAVNTTYDEVVPRIAPDGKTIYYSIKQHPDNTGGTSDSDEAWYSELGKDGKWGPRKKLSAPPNGTGSTYVVSPLPDNNTLVMNCKYDENMNIIPEWGLSVVQKTTTGWKLRENIDIPDFYSKANILEMAVSADQKAILVTLKRQDSYGERDIYVSLKGEDGKWSIPFNIGNVVNTKGDESSPFMAADGVSLYFGSDGHPGYGASDIFVSHRLDDTWKNWSAPMNLGLAINTPGWDGYYTIPASGDFAYLTSDQNSIGKLDIVKLSIPDVAKPKPVVLVYGTVLNSKTKQPVQADITYRDLSNNKELGTATSNPVDGSYKIVLPAGVVYSFLAQKADFYAVSENIDLKKLNKYQEIKRDLYLSPIEVGQTVRLNNLFFDSNKFELRNESKAELDRLIAILKDNAQMKIKIEGHTDNVGDAASNMTLSGNRAKAVVAYLTNKGIEAGRLTSQGYGKGKPVGVNTTEEGRQKNRRVEFVILSK from the coding sequence ATGAGACACCGTATACTTTTCTTTCTTTTGTTGCTTTCGTTTGCAGCTCAGGGACAAAGCACACTCTGGTTTTATGACGACTTTGTAGACAATCATCATGGATGGCCTGTCAGCGAATCTGCAGAGAACAGATATGCTGTAGGCAATGGGGTATATACTTTGGAAGTAAAGAATGGGAATGTGTACTGGGTGTGGAAATATGTGCATGTAAACGATGGAAAAGATTTTATTTATGAGGTTATAGCACGCAAAAAGACTGGTGAGGAAGGTGCAGATTTTGGCATTACTGCACTGGGGAAAAATGGGACAGTTTATCAGTTTCGTATTAACCCAACTACACAAAAAAGCTGGGTAGGTTCTTTCAAAAAGGAGTGGAAGTCTATTGTAAACAATGAAGCAAAGGCATTTGCCAGTGAAGATTATAAAGCCAGCAGCAGCGTCAAAAAAGATACTACATTAAACAAGTTAACACTGCAACGCAAGGGTGATGAAATCCTCTTTCTTGTGAACAATGTAGAAGTATTCAGAGGAGGTTATTCTAAACTCTTCGAACGCTTTGATGGAAATCTTGGGTTTATCGTGGCAGGTAAGATGACAATGGAGGTGGAGAAAGCTTCTGTGAAGCAGGACAATGCAGTGAATACATTTCCGAATATGCCTGCTTACCTGAAGAAAGAGAATCTTGGCCCTGCTGTAAATACTACCTATGATGAGGTAGTTCCCCGCATTGCCCCGGATGGAAAAACAATCTATTACAGTATAAAACAACATCCTGATAATACAGGAGGGACTTCTGATTCGGATGAGGCCTGGTATTCTGAGCTGGGTAAAGATGGTAAATGGGGACCTCGAAAAAAGCTGTCGGCTCCTCCCAATGGTACAGGATCTACTTATGTTGTAAGTCCATTGCCAGATAACAACACGCTGGTAATGAACTGTAAGTATGATGAAAATATGAATATTATCCCGGAATGGGGATTATCTGTGGTACAGAAAACAACTACCGGATGGAAGCTGCGTGAAAATATTGATATTCCTGATTTTTATAGCAAGGCTAATATTCTGGAAATGGCAGTATCTGCTGACCAGAAAGCCATTCTGGTAACGTTAAAAAGACAGGATAGTTATGGTGAACGGGATATCTATGTAAGTTTGAAGGGGGAAGATGGCAAATGGAGTATTCCTTTTAACATTGGCAATGTAGTTAATACAAAAGGAGATGAGTCTTCTCCTTTTATGGCTGCAGATGGTGTGAGTCTGTACTTCGGGTCAGATGGACATCCGGGGTATGGCGCTTCTGATATATTTGTGTCCCATAGGCTAGATGATACCTGGAAGAACTGGTCTGCACCGATGAACCTGGGGCTGGCGATTAACACACCTGGCTGGGATGGTTATTATACAATTCCAGCTTCCGGAGACTTTGCTTATCTGACCAGTGACCAGAATAGTATCGGCAAACTGGATATTGTTAAACTAAGTATTCCGGATGTGGCAAAGCCTAAACCTGTAGTGCTTGTCTATGGGACTGTGTTAAACAGCAAGACAAAACAACCTGTACAGGCTGACATTACCTATCGGGATCTGAGTAACAATAAGGAGTTGGGTACAGCTACTTCTAACCCTGTAGATGGGTCATACAAAATTGTATTGCCAGCGGGAGTTGTATATAGCTTCCTGGCCCAAAAAGCTGACTTCTATGCTGTAAGTGAAAACATTGATTTGAAAAAGCTCAATAAGTATCAGGAGATTAAACGGGACCTGTATCTGTCTCCAATCGAAGTGGGACAAACGGTACGACTGAATAATCTTTTCTTTGACTCTAACAAGTTTGAGTTGCGAAACGAATCCAAAGCAGAACTGGATCGTTTGATTGCTATTCTGAAAGATAATGCACAAATGAAGATCAAAATAGAAGGGCATACCGACAATGTGGGAGATGCCGCTTCCAATATGACGCTGTCTGGCAACCGGGCTAAAGCTGTAGTTGCCTACCTGACAAACAAAGGAATAGAAGCAGGCCGACTGACTTCTCAGGGATATGGAAAAGGTAAGCCTGTTGGAGTTAATACTACTGAAGAAGGCCGTCAGAAAAACCGTCGCGTAGAATTTGTGATTTTGAGTAAATAA